A single window of Senegalia massiliensis DNA harbors:
- a CDS encoding YbgA family protein produces the protein MIDKPKVVVSKCLGFSKCRYNGQVIQDDFVDKLGEYVDYITVCPEVEIGLGIPRKPIRLVLEDNEIILFQPETKNEYTYEMKKFTNYFLSSLKDVDGFLLKGRSPSCGIKDTKVYDGKKNPNVLRKEDGIFAKEVLKKYPYLAIEGEGRLTNFKIREHFLAHLYTMNRFKIVEKERIMKSLVDFHSKNKYLLMAHNPEILKVLGRIVANHDKLNIETILNNYKFNLGKALKNLPRKTNYINALMHIFGYFSNGLSKEEKKFSLYLLNKYRNESIPLSVPLNVFRAYAIKYNENYLLKQTIWSCYPEGLIDLKDSGKNLKN, from the coding sequence ATGATTGATAAGCCAAAAGTTGTAGTAAGTAAATGTTTAGGATTCTCTAAATGCAGATATAATGGTCAAGTAATACAAGATGATTTTGTAGATAAATTAGGAGAATATGTAGATTATATAACAGTCTGTCCAGAAGTTGAGATAGGACTTGGAATTCCTAGAAAGCCTATTAGATTAGTATTAGAAGATAATGAAATAATTCTTTTTCAACCAGAAACTAAAAATGAGTATACATATGAAATGAAAAAATTTACTAATTATTTTTTAAGCTCTTTAAAAGATGTAGATGGATTTTTACTTAAAGGAAGATCTCCATCTTGTGGAATAAAAGACACTAAAGTTTATGATGGTAAAAAAAACCCTAATGTACTTAGGAAAGAGGATGGAATATTTGCAAAAGAAGTATTAAAAAAATATCCTTACTTAGCTATTGAAGGAGAAGGAAGACTTACAAATTTTAAAATCAGAGAGCATTTTCTTGCACATCTATATACTATGAATAGATTTAAAATAGTAGAAAAAGAAAGAATAATGAAATCTTTAGTAGATTTTCATAGTAAGAATAAATATTTATTAATGGCTCATAACCCAGAAATATTAAAAGTATTAGGAAGAATTGTAGCAAATCATGATAAATTAAATATAGAAACTATTTTAAATAATTATAAATTTAATTTAGGGAAAGCTTTGAAAAACTTACCTAGAAAAACCAATTATATAAATGCTCTCATGCATATATTTGGATATTTTTCCAATGGATTATCTAAAGAAGAGAAGAAGTTTAGTTTATATTTATTAAATAAATATAGAAATGAAAGTATACCTTTAAGTGTGCCATTAAATGTATTTAGAGCATATGCAATAAAATATAATGAAAACTATTTATTAAAACAAACTATATGGTCATGTTATCCAGAGGGATTAATAGATTTAAAAGATAGTGGAAAAAATTTAAAAAATTAA
- the fba gene encoding class II fructose-1,6-bisphosphate aldolase produces MLVTVDDMLKKAHKEGYAVGHFNINNLEWTKAVLLTAQENNSPVILGVSEGAGKYMGGFKTVVGMVNGMLEELNITVPVALHLDHGSYEGAQKAMDAGFSSVMFDGSHYDIDENIEKTKEIIRIAHSKGISVEAEVGSIGGEEDGVIGSGEVADPNECKTIADLGVSILAAGIGNIHGKYPENWKGLDFDVLKQIDDITNDVPLVLHGGTGIPEDMVKKAISLGVAKINVNTECQWAFAAATRKYIEEGKDLEGKGFDPRKLLAPGTEAVKEIVKEKMELFGSINKA; encoded by the coding sequence ATGTTAGTTACAGTAGATGATATGTTGAAAAAAGCACATAAGGAAGGATATGCTGTAGGACACTTTAATATAAATAATTTGGAGTGGACTAAGGCTGTATTACTTACAGCACAAGAAAATAATTCTCCAGTAATTTTAGGTGTATCTGAAGGTGCAGGAAAATATATGGGAGGATTTAAAACTGTAGTAGGTATGGTAAATGGTATGCTTGAAGAGTTAAATATAACTGTTCCTGTAGCACTTCACTTAGATCATGGTAGTTATGAAGGTGCACAAAAAGCTATGGATGCTGGATTTTCATCTGTAATGTTTGATGGTTCTCATTATGATATAGATGAAAATATAGAAAAAACAAAAGAAATTATAAGAATTGCACATTCTAAAGGAATTTCAGTTGAAGCAGAAGTAGGTTCAATTGGTGGTGAAGAAGATGGTGTTATAGGTTCTGGTGAAGTCGCTGATCCTAATGAATGTAAAACTATTGCTGACTTAGGTGTATCTATACTTGCTGCTGGAATTGGTAATATTCATGGTAAATATCCTGAAAATTGGAAAGGTCTAGATTTTGATGTATTAAAACAAATTGATGATATTACAAATGATGTTCCTTTAGTATTACATGGTGGAACAGGTATTCCTGAAGATATGGTTAAAAAAGCTATAAGTCTTGGAGTTGCAAAGATAAACGTAAATACTGAATGTCAATGGGCATTTGCAGCTGCAACTCGTAAATATATTGAAGAAGGAAAAGATTTAGAAGGTAAAGGATTTGATCCTAGAAAACTTCTAGCTCCTGGTACAGAAGCTGTTAAAGAAATAGTAAAAGAAAAAATGGAACTTTTTGGTTCAATAAATAAAGCTTAA
- a CDS encoding DUF134 domain-containing protein, with translation MPRPKKRRRVCSLPENKRFGPMGIGRIVKEVIIMSVDEYETIRLIDLNNFTQKECSEQMDIARTTVQGIYDKARKKLADSLINGKVIVIEGGNYNLCINSNKPCGKGCRKRELINKKEGDV, from the coding sequence TTGCCACGTCCTAAAAAAAGAAGGAGAGTGTGCTCGCTGCCAGAAAACAAAAGATTTGGACCTATGGGCATAGGGAGAATTGTTAAAGAAGTTATAATTATGTCAGTAGATGAGTATGAAACTATAAGATTAATTGATTTAAATAATTTTACACAAAAAGAATGTTCAGAACAAATGGATATAGCTCGTACTACTGTTCAAGGAATATATGATAAAGCTAGAAAAAAACTTGCTGATTCTTTAATTAATGGAAAAGTGATAGTTATTGAAGGTGGAAATTATAATCTTTGTATAAATTCTAATAAGCCTTGTGGGAAAGGTTGTAGAAAACGAGAGTTAATTAATAAAAAAGAAGGAGATGTGTGA
- a CDS encoding YwbE family protein has translation MNGTVRDNVKKGIKVKVVQKQDQKTGKLTEGIVKDILTNSRKHHHGIKVRLESGIVGRIKEIL, from the coding sequence ATGAATGGCACTGTAAGAGACAATGTAAAAAAAGGAATAAAAGTAAAGGTTGTTCAAAAACAAGATCAAAAAACTGGAAAACTTACTGAAGGAATTGTAAAAGACATTTTAACTAATTCAAGAAAACATCACCATGGTATAAAAGTAAGGTTAGAAAGTGGTATTGTAGGTAGAATCAAAGAAATATTATAA
- a CDS encoding sugar transferase — protein MDFILALIAIIVLSPVFIIISLLVKINLGSPIIFKQKRPGLDEKLFTMYKFKTMTDEKNRIVSCYQTV, from the coding sequence ATGGACTTTATTTTGGCCTTGATAGCTATTATTGTTTTAAGTCCTGTTTTTATAATTATAAGTTTATTAGTTAAAATAAATCTTGGAAGTCCGATAATATTTAAGCAAAAGAGGCCAGGGTTGGATGAGAAACTTTTTACTATGTATAAGTTTAAAACAATGACAGATGAAAAGAATAGAATAGTGAGTTGTTATCAGACAGTATAA
- a CDS encoding 4Fe-4S binding protein: MNIAVLSGKGGTGKTFISVNLSEVAGNSTYIDCDVEEPNGHLFFKPTNITRNSIYVNIPEVDNNICTGCKKCVGFCKFNALAYTNKVLVFEDVCHSCGGCSIICPANAITEKKKEIGIVEKGISNNVSVISGIMNIGEVSGVPIIKESLKYIDNNNYNIIDCPPGSPCIVMDSIKDADYCILVAEPTIFGSHNLNMVYDLVKLFNKSHGVVLNKYTDKNNPIEEFCNEKNINILEKIYFDKSIGNLNSNGEIVSRVNDKYKELFSSLLEKVTKEVWHAEITNP; encoded by the coding sequence ATGAATATAGCAGTATTAAGTGGTAAAGGTGGTACTGGCAAAACATTCATATCTGTAAATTTATCTGAAGTAGCTGGCAATTCAACATATATTGATTGTGATGTAGAAGAACCTAATGGCCATTTGTTTTTTAAACCTACTAATATAACTAGAAATAGTATATATGTAAATATTCCAGAAGTAGATAATAATATTTGTACTGGATGTAAAAAATGTGTGGGGTTTTGCAAATTTAATGCATTAGCATATACTAATAAAGTTTTAGTATTTGAAGATGTATGCCATTCTTGTGGAGGCTGTTCTATTATTTGTCCAGCTAATGCTATAACTGAAAAGAAAAAAGAAATAGGGATAGTAGAAAAAGGCATTTCAAATAACGTAAGTGTAATATCTGGAATTATGAATATTGGTGAAGTATCTGGTGTGCCTATTATTAAAGAATCTTTAAAATATATTGATAATAATAATTATAATATCATAGATTGTCCACCAGGAAGTCCATGTATAGTTATGGATAGTATAAAAGATGCTGATTATTGTATATTAGTAGCAGAGCCAACTATTTTTGGATCTCATAATTTGAATATGGTATATGATTTAGTAAAATTATTTAATAAGTCTCATGGTGTAGTATTAAATAAATATACAGATAAAAATAATCCCATAGAAGAATTTTGTAATGAAAAAAATATAAATATATTAGAAAAAATATATTTTGATAAATCAATTGGAAATTTAAATTCTAATGGGGAGATTGTTTCAAGAGTAAATGATAAATATAAAGAGTTATTTTCGTCATTATTAGAAAAAGTAACTAAGGAGGTGTGGCATGCAGAAATTACTAATCCTTAG
- a CDS encoding ABC transporter permease produces the protein MIKKIWNIFKRDLKVNKRNFLSLYLILFPIIIAIGINIFAPGIEDTTVNLALLKGQNESQIKFFKDFANVETFKTKEDIEKRVSERDNIIGIIPDGNDYYIMPEGDEPQELIDFARTLNSLYELDVNIEDTNVELIDLRKEVPPLKQTLVNGVLLLIAVLGGMLISFNIVEEKTDNTTSAINVTPTTRNQFILGKSIIGISFVIFGSLSVVLITGFTDINYLQLLTMILVGSIISLLLGFIQGINNSDVMSAAASIKVLFLPIIGSVLAIELLSDKWQKFFYWIPFYWSYKGNKLVLSGTGNWSRILIYSFIVLIISFVVYLALHKKIRKGLE, from the coding sequence ATGATTAAGAAAATATGGAATATATTTAAAAGAGATTTAAAAGTTAATAAAAGAAATTTTTTATCACTATATTTAATATTATTTCCTATAATAATAGCAATAGGAATAAATATATTTGCTCCAGGGATAGAAGATACTACTGTAAATTTAGCTCTTTTAAAAGGACAAAATGAAAGTCAAATTAAATTCTTTAAGGACTTTGCAAATGTAGAAACTTTTAAAACAAAAGAAGATATAGAAAAAAGAGTAAGTGAAAGGGACAATATAATTGGTATAATTCCTGATGGTAACGATTATTATATAATGCCAGAAGGAGATGAACCACAAGAATTAATAGATTTTGCTAGAACATTAAATTCTCTTTATGAGTTAGATGTGAACATAGAAGATACAAATGTAGAATTGATTGATTTGCGAAAAGAAGTTCCACCATTAAAACAAACTTTAGTAAACGGAGTATTGCTTTTAATTGCAGTTCTCGGTGGCATGTTAATATCTTTTAATATTGTGGAAGAAAAAACAGATAATACAACAAGTGCCATAAATGTCACCCCTACTACAAGGAATCAATTTATTTTAGGTAAAAGTATAATAGGTATATCTTTTGTAATATTTGGTTCTCTTTCAGTGGTCTTAATTACAGGATTTACTGATATTAATTATTTGCAATTGTTAACAATGATTTTAGTAGGTTCAATTATAAGCTTACTTTTAGGTTTTATTCAAGGTATAAATAATAGTGATGTAATGAGTGCAGCAGCAAGTATAAAAGTACTGTTTTTACCAATTATAGGTTCAGTATTAGCTATAGAACTATTATCAGATAAATGGCAGAAATTTTTTTACTGGATACCATTTTATTGGTCTTATAAAGGAAATAAACTAGTTTTAAGTGGAACAGGTAACTGGTCACGAATATTGATTTATTCTTTTATAGTTTTAATTATTTCTTTTGTAGTATATTTGGCTCTTCATAAAAAAATAAGAAAAGGGCTTGAATAA
- a CDS encoding ABC transporter permease codes for MKLWHSFLKEMKLAFRGFYIYIEIFIAILLLVIVLTVVPENFSSKSEEYIYFNLPENIRENYIDGIKQLDLDNKKEVKKIKIDNKEVDVDIYETSDKEIYILNSEQQIRDISEKEQKFGMVVNMKENKLHYKYYIQGYEKEKLKNLYLISNVENTEALRENVDNQDVRPLSIGEEKLTDRENLLPTFLTFNGSLMGLFIIAAYVFLDKDEGVIKAYAVTASSVKEYLLSKTMVLLLTTLVTSLIMVIPVMGLQPNYFLMILFLIATTLFSSSLGLLIASFYDNIMQAFGTIYIIIIILILPAIANMIPSWNPDWMKFFPTYHMIEVFKEIILENQDIKYILLASLGFLLLGIVLFTLANRRYKSTLTV; via the coding sequence ATGAAATTATGGCATAGCTTTCTAAAGGAAATGAAGTTAGCTTTTCGTGGGTTTTATATTTATATAGAAATTTTCATAGCAATATTACTTCTTGTAATAGTTTTAACAGTAGTACCTGAAAATTTTAGTTCAAAGAGTGAAGAGTATATTTATTTTAATTTACCTGAGAATATAAGAGAAAATTATATAGATGGTATAAAACAATTAGATTTAGATAATAAAAAGGAAGTAAAAAAAATTAAAATAGATAATAAAGAAGTAGATGTAGACATTTATGAAACTAGCGATAAAGAAATATATATATTAAATAGTGAACAACAAATCAGAGATATATCAGAAAAAGAACAAAAATTTGGTATGGTAGTTAATATGAAAGAGAATAAACTACATTATAAATATTATATTCAAGGTTATGAAAAAGAAAAACTTAAAAATTTATATCTAATAAGTAATGTAGAAAATACAGAGGCTTTAAGAGAAAATGTAGATAATCAAGATGTCAGACCTTTATCAATTGGTGAAGAAAAGTTAACTGATAGAGAAAATTTACTTCCTACATTTTTAACTTTCAATGGAAGTTTAATGGGTCTTTTTATAATAGCAGCATATGTATTTTTAGATAAAGATGAAGGTGTAATAAAGGCTTATGCAGTTACAGCATCTAGCGTAAAAGAATATCTTTTAAGTAAGACAATGGTCCTTTTATTAACTACTTTAGTGACTAGTTTAATAATGGTTATACCTGTTATGGGGTTACAACCAAATTATTTTTTAATGATATTATTTTTAATAGCAACAACATTATTTTCTTCATCATTAGGGTTATTAATAGCAAGTTTTTATGATAATATAATGCAAGCATTTGGTACTATTTATATAATTATAATAATATTAATATTACCAGCTATTGCTAATATGATACCTTCTTGGAATCCAGATTGGATGAAATTTTTTCCTACATATCATATGATAGAAGTTTTTAAAGAGATAATTTTAGAGAATCAAGATATAAAATATATATTGTTAGCTTCTTTAGGTTTCTTATTATTAGGTATAGTGTTATTTACACTAGCTAATAGAAGATATAAATCTACGCTTACAGTTTAG
- a CDS encoding NifB/NifX family molybdenum-iron cluster-binding protein, with protein MKIAMPVSEKSIDSYINNTFGRANYFLIYDTESESSVFIDNTAAASQGGAGISAAQILVDQNIDSLIIPRCGKNSAEVFENSNIKLYRSIAGAIKENIELLKEGKLNELTEIHAGFHGVGRNNNRGRGRR; from the coding sequence ATGAAAATAGCAATGCCAGTAAGCGAAAAATCTATAGATAGTTATATTAATAATACTTTTGGACGTGCAAATTATTTTTTGATATATGATACTGAAAGTGAATCTAGTGTTTTTATAGATAATACAGCAGCAGCAAGTCAAGGTGGAGCTGGTATAAGCGCAGCTCAAATATTAGTAGATCAAAATATTGATTCTTTAATAATTCCAAGATGTGGTAAAAATTCAGCTGAAGTATTTGAAAATTCTAATATAAAACTATATAGATCCATTGCAGGGGCTATAAAAGAAAATATAGAGTTATTAAAAGAAGGTAAATTAAATGAATTAACAGAAATACATGCTGGTTTTCATGGGGTTGGAAGAAATAATAATAGAGGTAGAGGAAGAAGATAA
- a CDS encoding ABC transporter ATP-binding protein yields the protein MISVKNLYHSYNKDDNYSVKNVSFNVDKGEVFGFLGPSGAGKSTTQGILTGLLQLQKGEVEVVGYDIKNISSKMFNKIGMSFEQSNVYSKLTAKENLDFYSKLFDVKTVDSMKLLKLVGLDGKENIRAGDFSKGMKHRLTFARSMINNPELWFLDEPTTGLDPAIASNIKDIIKQKNKEGVTIFLTTHNMFIADELCDRVAFIVDGEIKLIDSPKNLKLQYGEKLVEVEYIKEKQIITETFSTILDKDKNSIKNIIENYQIQTMHTKEATLEEIFIKVTGRELK from the coding sequence TTGATTAGTGTAAAAAATTTATATCATTCATATAACAAGGATGATAATTATTCAGTAAAGAATGTCAGTTTTAATGTAGATAAAGGTGAAGTATTTGGTTTTTTAGGTCCATCTGGAGCAGGAAAATCAACTACTCAAGGGATTCTTACAGGACTTTTACAATTACAAAAGGGTGAAGTTGAAGTTGTAGGATATGATATAAAAAATATTTCATCAAAAATGTTTAACAAAATTGGAATGAGTTTTGAACAATCAAATGTATATAGTAAACTTACAGCAAAAGAAAATCTAGACTTTTATAGTAAATTATTTGATGTAAAAACTGTAGATAGCATGAAATTACTTAAACTAGTAGGATTAGATGGTAAAGAAAATATTAGAGCAGGGGATTTTTCAAAGGGAATGAAACATAGATTAACATTTGCAAGATCTATGATAAATAATCCTGAACTTTGGTTTTTAGATGAGCCTACAACTGGCCTTGATCCTGCTATAGCTTCAAATATAAAAGATATTATAAAGCAAAAAAATAAAGAAGGAGTTACAATATTTCTAACTACTCATAATATGTTTATAGCAGATGAGCTTTGTGATAGAGTAGCATTTATTGTAGACGGTGAAATAAAATTAATAGATTCACCTAAAAACTTAAAATTACAATATGGAGAAAAACTTGTAGAAGTTGAATATATAAAAGAAAAACAGATAATCACAGAAACTTTTTCAACTATTTTAGACAAAGATAAAAATTCTATTAAAAATATAATTGAAAATTATCAAATACAAACAATGCATACAAAAGAAGCCACACTTGAAGAAATCTTTATAAAAGTTACAGGAAGGGAGCTAAAGTAA
- a CDS encoding TetR/AcrR family transcriptional regulator: protein METILEKIDIEKRDRIINSALEEFSKNNFEKASTNNIVKRAEISKGLLYHYFGTKQKLYEFLKEFSIKKTLSNIENNINWDEKDFLLRLKQVGIIKLKMSDRYPYLFNFFSRIFENISVEDMKKLGDKYSLGLIDKIYTQNIDFSFFRDDIDKQKAFTIINWTFEKYGEQKILEIRNSNEKINYKIIEKEVDEYIEIFRKSFYK from the coding sequence ATGGAAACAATATTAGAGAAAATTGATATAGAAAAAAGAGATAGAATAATAAATAGCGCATTAGAAGAGTTTAGTAAGAACAATTTTGAAAAGGCTTCAACAAATAATATTGTTAAAAGAGCTGAAATATCTAAAGGATTACTATATCATTATTTTGGAACAAAACAAAAACTTTATGAATTTTTAAAGGAATTTAGCATAAAAAAAACATTGTCAAATATAGAAAATAACATTAATTGGGATGAAAAAGATTTTTTATTAAGGTTAAAACAAGTTGGAATTATAAAGCTTAAAATGAGTGATAGATATCCTTATTTGTTTAATTTTTTTTCAAGAATATTTGAAAATATATCAGTTGAAGATATGAAAAAATTAGGTGATAAATATTCTTTAGGTTTAATAGATAAGATATATACTCAAAATATTGATTTTTCTTTCTTTAGAGATGATATTGACAAACAAAAGGCTTTTACTATAATAAATTGGACATTTGAAAAATATGGTGAGCAAAAAATTTTAGAAATTAGAAATTCTAATGAAAAAATAAATTATAAAATCATTGAAAAGGAAGTAGATGAATATATTGAAATATTTAGAAAATCTTTTTATAAATAA
- a CDS encoding RidA family protein produces MEIKRYEGTGRMSRAVVHNNTVYLCGQTCGDEDKGIKEQTKITLKKVEDLLNKYGSDKSHILSATLYIKDMSMFSEMNEIWDDWIEDGFEPARACVEAQMARESILFEISVIAAIK; encoded by the coding sequence ATGGAAATAAAAAGATATGAAGGAACGGGAAGAATGAGTAGAGCTGTAGTACATAATAATACAGTATATCTTTGTGGTCAAACATGTGGAGATGAAGACAAAGGGATAAAAGAGCAAACAAAAATAACATTAAAAAAAGTAGAAGATTTATTAAACAAATATGGCTCAGACAAAAGCCATATACTATCAGCTACTCTTTATATAAAAGATATGAGTATGTTTAGTGAAATGAATGAAATATGGGATGATTGGATTGAAGATGGATTCGAGCCTGCACGTGCATGTGTTGAAGCACAAATGGCAAGAGAATCTATACTTTTTGAAATATCAGTTATAGCTGCAATTAAATAA
- a CDS encoding polysaccharide biosynthesis protein, translating to MDKRTKKLILIIVDIILINISFYLSFYLKFDFNIPLIYLSYIAKNFIPITLIKLIIFSYLNLYKNFWRYASIEELIQILTAIFISNIIVLFYFILRRVNFPQNIYILIFIIDILFISTSRLSYRVIRRFKKKKLNSNNNIKRIMIIGAGDAGARIIREFKNNFKLNYKPVVVIDDNEKKIGQRINGIPILGKKTEIVNVVKNKSIDEIIIAIPSADKKQIRDIIDECKKTKCKITILPNMSEYIESKGSINKIRDVRIEDLLCRKEVKLKVEEISEYLKDKNILVTGGGGSIGSELCRQISKFNPKKIIILDIYENDAYNLLNEVKRKYKNIDIKIIIASIRDKQRVNEVIKDLMPDIVFHAAAHKHVPLMESNPKEAIKNNVLGTINVILAAHKYHVKRFVMMSTDKAVNPINVMGASKRLCEMYIQSINNISKTEFVAVRFGNVLGSNGSVISLFKGQISEGGPITVTHKDVTRYFMTIQEAVQLVIQAGAMALGGEIFILDMGEPIKILNLAENLIRLSGFEPYKDIPIEISGLRDGEKLYEELLLYEEEVLLTNNAKIFIAQSQFKDYELLVKEIEKLKEVTSNGSVQDIKEYLQKIVPNYDTLLIKNYRGVRRDTWRN from the coding sequence ATGGATAAAAGAACTAAAAAATTAATACTAATTATTGTGGATATTATTTTAATTAATATATCATTTTATTTATCATTTTATTTAAAGTTTGATTTTAATATTCCATTAATATATTTAAGTTATATTGCTAAAAATTTTATTCCTATTACACTTATTAAACTAATTATATTTTCATATTTAAATCTATATAAAAATTTTTGGAGATACGCAAGTATAGAAGAATTAATACAAATACTTACAGCTATTTTTATTTCTAATATTATTGTTTTATTTTATTTTATATTAAGGAGAGTTAATTTTCCTCAAAATATATATATTCTCATATTTATTATTGATATTTTATTTATTAGTACAAGTCGTTTAAGTTACAGAGTAATAAGAAGATTTAAAAAGAAGAAGTTAAACTCAAATAATAATATAAAGAGAATTATGATTATCGGTGCTGGAGATGCTGGAGCAAGGATAATCAGAGAGTTTAAAAATAACTTTAAATTAAATTATAAACCAGTCGTTGTAATTGATGATAATGAGAAAAAAATAGGTCAAAGAATAAATGGAATACCTATTTTGGGGAAAAAAACTGAAATAGTGAATGTTGTAAAAAACAAAAGTATTGATGAGATAATCATTGCTATTCCATCAGCAGATAAAAAACAAATTAGAGATATAATTGATGAATGCAAAAAAACTAAATGTAAGATTACAATTCTTCCTAATATGTCTGAGTATATTGAAAGTAAGGGCAGTATTAATAAGATAAGAGATGTGAGGATAGAAGATTTATTATGTAGGAAAGAAGTGAAATTAAAAGTTGAAGAAATAAGTGAATATTTAAAAGATAAGAATATTTTAGTAACTGGGGGAGGAGGATCAATAGGTTCTGAGTTATGTAGACAAATTTCAAAATTTAATCCTAAAAAAATTATTATATTGGATATATATGAAAATGATGCATATAATTTATTAAATGAAGTTAAAAGAAAATATAAGAATATAGATATAAAGATTATAATTGCATCTATTAGAGATAAACAAAGAGTAAATGAAGTTATAAAAGATTTAATGCCAGATATAGTATTTCATGCTGCAGCTCATAAACATGTTCCCTTAATGGAGAGTAATCCAAAGGAAGCAATAAAGAATAATGTATTAGGTACAATAAATGTAATATTGGCAGCGCACAAATACCATGTAAAAAGATTTGTAATGATGTCTACAGATAAAGCAGTAAATCCTATAAATGTAATGGGGGCGTCTAAAAGACTATGTGAAATGTATATTCAATCTATAAATAATATTAGCAAAACTGAATTTGTAGCAGTTAGATTTGGAAATGTACTAGGTAGTAATGGGAGCGTAATATCTTTATTTAAAGGACAAATATCAGAGGGTGGCCCTATTACTGTAACTCATAAAGATGTAACGAGATATTTTATGACTATACAAGAAGCAGTTCAACTTGTAATACAAGCAGGTGCTATGGCATTAGGTGGGGAGATATTTATATTAGATATGGGGGAACCTATTAAGATATTAAACTTAGCAGAAAACTTAATAAGACTTTCAGGATTTGAACCTTATAAGGATATACCTATTGAAATTAGTGGTTTAAGAGATGGAGAGAAATTATATGAAGAATTATTATTATATGAAGAAGAAGTATTATTAACAAATAATGCAAAAATTTTTATAGCTCAATCTCAATTTAAAGATTATGAATTGTTAGTTAAAGAAATTGAAAAATTAAAGGAAGTGACAAGTAATGGTAGTGTTCAAGATATTAAAGAATATTTACAAAAAATAGTTCCAAATTATGATACCTTACTCATTAAAAACTACAGAGGAGTTAGGAGGGATACATGGAGGAATTAG
- a CDS encoding NAD(P)/FAD-dependent oxidoreductase, protein MGKHYGNLQRIVDGIRKYAITPDIPGGFITVEQLEKITKVAKKYNGVIKLTSGQRILITNLFEEDLPAIWEELDMEPAVLSQNSVKNVEMCPAGFCKRMKYNTIGLGMKLYRKYQKQDMPCRTKIGVAGCRNACGSVYSKDVGVVADFNGLLTLTAGGSGGFNPRMADIIKKDLTENEILDLIDKLFIYYKDNAETGEKLGFMIDRIGIEKFKKDLNNM, encoded by the coding sequence ATGGGAAAACATTATGGGAATTTGCAGAGAATTGTAGATGGTATAAGGAAATATGCAATTACTCCAGATATTCCAGGAGGATTTATCACTGTAGAACAATTAGAAAAAATAACTAAAGTAGCTAAAAAATATAATGGAGTAATTAAACTTACTTCAGGGCAAAGAATACTTATAACAAATTTATTTGAAGAGGACTTACCTGCTATTTGGGAAGAACTTGATATGGAACCAGCAGTTTTATCTCAAAACTCAGTTAAAAATGTAGAAATGTGTCCAGCAGGATTTTGTAAGAGAATGAAATATAATACAATTGGTCTCGGAATGAAATTATATAGAAAATACCAGAAGCAGGATATGCCTTGTAGGACAAAGATAGGTGTGGCAGGTTGTAGAAATGCATGTGGAAGTGTTTATAGTAAAGATGTAGGAGTAGTGGCAGATTTTAATGGGTTACTTACTCTCACTGCAGGTGGTTCTGGTGGATTTAATCCAAGAATGGCAGATATAATAAAAAAAGATTTGACAGAAAATGAAATTTTAGATTTAATTGATAAATTATTTATTTATTATAAAGATAATGCTGAAACGGGTGAAAAATTGGGTTTTATGATAGATAGAATAGGTATTGAAAAGTTTAAGAAAGATTTAAATAATATGTAA